The DNA segment tgtattataaatgttataatagatcgaagaaattacttgaaagcatgtgcatgtaTCATGTATATAAGGATTTATTTTTGCATGCAGTAaacattatcatcatcatccttttattgtaaatgttatatacataaagggtgaatggaagcatgttttggcTGTGTTTCCTTGCTGTTTTGTGTATAAGCTGTTATATAAAGTAGCAATGATCGACAATAGCATTGAGCATcacatgacacttaggttatTTATAATCGTATGAAATGGCctttgcatgtgttagcttgcAACATGGGTGTTGGTGTTCTGTTTATAGTGGTTGATAAAGGAAATTGacctaaaaattcaataaattcagagtttgcatgcagacttagggtgaactcaagtttttaaagAGTTTTCTAAAGATTGGATTGAGATTaggacctaagttcaagtggttctaaaaaGGGTTTTAGCAACCTAGAAAattaataacttttaaaatcgGTAATAGGATTAATTGGTTTGGTAATAAaagtaaattttgttttaaatctatctgaTAAGAGACACCTTTTTCTAAGGCCGGTTTCTGGCTAGGTGGGTTTCCTTAGTTGTGGAAACGTAAAAATCCCTACCTAAGGAACCTagttggaaggtgaattagatagaattttcaacaagcatacgacgatttggtcaaagatcACGTTAAAGATTTAAATGGTGactgatcaaaagttgtttcactatccCAAGGtaatgttactcttgggcaaacctaaaaggtCGACTTAAGTTAAAATGCCTTAGCCGTTTTTTCTTCTAAGTAAGCTAACCTAGGTATAAAATACTCACGTGGGAAGAGAGATATAGTCGACATATGTCTATGATTTCACTCAACTTTTCCCTGTCATATTCACACTGAGTTATCCGTGACTTGATCGCATATGCGCATTAACCGCCATTGCGCCATACGTTTGCTCGTACTCTAAGGCATCGCTTGCGAGATTGTGCTTTGATGATTAATATCTAAGTGAGCGGAGACTCATAGCTGCTAACGTGGGTTTGAGGTGATCCTCCTGTAGGTCAAACTACCTAAGATCTACTGTCCCTCGTGGCAGCCTGAGAGCTGTCCACCTTCGtaatgggttttgtgcagttagtcaagatcaaggtgaactccagaaatggtgATAGGGTCCTTtagttttgccccaatcggattttttcccctTTGGATTCGGCTTTTTGAAGGCGgacctctagggcctaaaatggtgggtcacacttatgggagattgttaagtaagttaacgatctcttggccaaatcaatgatggctagtcgttataggagcaatagttgttctagtattaatgactggttgagatcttctcaattcagaggagggataactgatctcccttcggcggcttttatcctaaacctttgaagcgtcattgcgaaactagacgtcacacggggttcatattagtttttctaaaaccttattgaatgttcttttattttacaacgggtatttgcttaaaacctaacgtaggtcaatgtgtttttcttttcagcaattcgttagtatttctgtttaaagcttttaatatgaccgattacttatagtggaaagaatcgtgtgaaacgaatttcgtggcaaacgacttTGATCTCACTACTCTCCAACAGAGGAgacaagatagtaaatatgatttattgatcttaGAGACGTGTCTggtagaaaatgatgattctgtctggatcATTGATTCAGGTGTTACCGATCatgtcagtttctcttaccaaggatttagttcttggaaaacattgccacagggagagatgactcttcgagttggtaccggtgaggttgtttcagctgttgctgtaggcaggctgaagttatttgttgacaagaaacgttatctattactggataatgtttttgtagttcctcatattaagaggaatttaatattggtttcttgtctcattgaacaaggctataccatctccttttctaagaataaagtataaaaaattaaacatttgataAGAAATAAGATAATACTTTATAAAGTACAGACACAGATACATATCCAAGATATGGATACGATAGAATACGACTATAcgccaatttctaaaaaaccaGGATACTGGTATAGTGAAGATACGTTTCCTTTgtcttaaaaaaatctaggatatagataaatttagcatacaagttaatgacATAGTgcaaaatacaatacaaaaaacaacatctaagatgttgaagtaaaaTAGTcgataaaatgcaatagaaaagcgACTCATATTGATTagagaagaataagaagaagattacagtgagaagtatgaagataaatgaagagcttcttcattgaattgttgaagatattcaagtgtgttatattttggtggactttgtgaggacccaaatgtgaagatgaaaacTAGATTTTTtcgatttttcattattttttctcttttagttttggacttgagtagtaaactttttaaataggctatctagttttagattggaaaagattatatgagcttttttttttatctttttttatttaaaaaaagataagtagataaatacaTACGTCAAATCACATGTCAGATATGTATCTAAGAAGTATCTAAAAATATTGGTATTTGATACGAATTCTTTATCTCACATGAAGTACTTGTGCTTTATAGATAATATTTtgttctcataattttttttagtacaacatgTGAAGTGGGAGATTGAACCTCTAACACCCGCTTTAAATGAAAATCATACCAATACTACTAAGTCAAATAgactttaacttttttttcccttgatAATTTATGAGatgaatcaaatatttaatctcgAAATTGATAAtacaagttgatgctacttgtTAGTCTAAGTAAaactggtttttttttttttttttttaccatttaatAAGGTAATGCTGTTAGCGTATACtgaagattttttattttttatttttttggtaaaCTACCATCTATAAATTTAGAAACAATTGGAAGGCATTAAAATATGAAACATAAATGTCAAaaactatatactaaaactccaaatattataataataataataactatttaCTAAGACTAGAGGCACGTATACTGATTTTAAATCCATTTCCAAgatccaaaaaagaaaagaaaaagtctaGAAGATGCGAAAAGCGAAAACCCAAGACTACCCTTGGAGTTCCCGGTTTAGAAGGTTGTTTTGAGGGGTAGTTATAGTAAAGTAcagcaaaataaaaaaagaaaaagaaaaagaaaaagaaaaccatgGGCTATAATATGGTTTCTGCTATGCAGCAAAGCAATAATAATAAGTCTGAGGAATCTCTCAGAATGGTCATGTTCTTCAGCTGTTGGAGATATGCTTAATTTGTGTGAATAATTTCCATGGAAATTTGCTATATTCTTGTATACATCAATTGGAAATTAAGCAATGATATGTAAATACTCCTCTCTTTCCATCTAATTCAACTGTAATTGGTGAAATATCAACCACACATCTCCTGTCCTAACACCTGTCTTAAAATCagtgaaaattaatattaaataccaAATCATAATATTCATTAACATTAAAGAGCTATTGATTGATATAtcttcaatatttttattaatctgcctaatcaataatatttattagggtaattattttaaattatataattattacaaatatttttaaatatttattggtGTCTAtcgattttaattattaatctaaatttAGGTTGTTACTTTAcagaatatttattattaatatcaaTAGATTTAAATACCTAATTTAAGATtaaataaaagtataaaataaaaattcaacatNNNNNNNNNNNNNNNNNNNNAGAAAAGGAGttccatatttatatatttatgtttaattagagacaaaaattaaaattattgaaaaagttTAGTATTTAGAGATaacagataaaaaaaatttaaaaaggtgGAATGCGGCTTAAAAATCCGGTGTTTTTCCCACATTCCGAGGGGAGAATGAGAAATACCAAGGCTGTATTTCCATTTTCCAATTCCAACTTAACTGGATTTGTCCCAATAATTGTAGCTTATAAAAACCCAATTCTACCCCTCCACTTATAATCCGGAAACGTAGTTTCAAGGGgcaattaagtctattttcacTCAAAAACGACCCAACATAACAAAAGCAAAACTAGGGGCAGCTCGTTTGTTGTGTGTATAAAAAAccaccacccccaaatttcaATTCAACCAACACAAATTGAAATCCAAGAAGCAAATTATCGAGactttttagagaaaaacaacaaaatgagCTCTTCAACAAGAACTTTGGTTGTAGCGGCCACCGTCGGCGTCGTGGAGGCCCTCAAGGATCAAGGAATTTGCCGGTGGAATCATCTCTTAAGGTCGACTCACCACTATGCCAGAAACCATGTCCGGTCTATTTCTCAAGCTAAGAAGCTTTCCTCCACCGTGCCTTCCGCCAACCACCTCCGACGGTCGGAGGAATCTCTAAGGACGGTCATGTATCTCAGCTGTTGGGGTCCTAATAACTGAACCCAACACACCGTCGATCGATTATTCCGGTTGGACCGGTGGCGGTTCAACTTTAGGATCGTGATTGTAATTAATGGGAGACGTTTGGGTTGGGCGGTCTGATTTTTTTGAAGGATTGTAAAAGCAATTCCCTTCTTAATTATTTAACAAATTGGAATTAGATGGCCTTTTCACCGCATTAATTAATTTCTGTTGCACTTGCACATTAATGATTTTGTTGATTGAAATTGCAATTAATGATTAATGGAGGCTTTGGGCTTGGGAGTATGATTGTTTCAACAATTGTAAAACCAAATATTTGTTGGAAAAAATCATTAGGGGAATTGAAAGTtctaaactaaataaaaaaaggatTAAAACTTCTTGTCATTTATGAGATCAAGGCACGCTAATAAGCATTGTTTATGGAGAAGATGTGTTCGAGTTATCTGATACTCCACTTCGAAGATACAACGATTTATCAACAGATTTTGTATAGCGGCTAAAATCTATTACAAAACCCTTATTGTTGTATGTTCTTAAAAACTTTCAATCTCAatcgaagaagagaaaaatgacaGAAATAAAAGTCTAAAAACGGAAAAGTCGAGGAGGAGCCTACACGTTTTCTCATTGTAGGAAAGAATGTAAGAGAAGAAGTAATATTTTGTTTCCTATTTCATaacaagatggaattaactCCTTAAAaggagtaaataaataaataataaaatttaatattttaaaaatattaaaaatatccaACAATCTCcgactatttttaaaattttaaacataaaaatacatagATAAAGCGAGcatttttactaagcgataggtGTAGGTAACTTTCGGGTTTGAACCTCTACTTAGTGTTAGCAAGTGTTCGTTTGAAAAAACCATACTGAACAAAGTCTTGAACTAGGTCTTTTGAGCCAAACTTCCACTTACTATACACATAATACAAGCAATTTTCAGGGTATTCTTTTATCTGAGTTGTGCGTTAGATGGTCATGCGCACAAATCTTATTCATGAGTATTTAAGGGGGAAGCTCAACCCTTCTTGTAGCAACCTCACTACTACACCCATATAGGCAAAAATCTCCTAAGAGTCGTTTGTGACCAACACCCTGCATAAAATATACCTTGGTTTTCATTCGTTTAACTTTTCCTAACCATCACATTATGAGAGCACTACGACCTTAGGAATGGCATGAGAGTTTTATTAATTAGTGCTTTCCCTAGTCATACTCCAACTTAGTTATTATCCATTAAACCTCATTCATGGGATCTCCAAACTTTGAGGTTGGATGTCCATTGTAGCGACTATATTATAGGCTACTACTTTGTTTGATTTATCAAATCGAATTTGTATGACGCCTTGTATAATGCATACACATCAATTAACAGCTCATTTGCATTACCACATAATTAAATTGACATTACATATACACCTGCACAACTTAATTAACTTTGATTAgtaaaatcaaatgattttattttcactaaatactagTTTTGATCACTTTACGTCTTTACCCCAAATTTTGAGATATAGTGGATAACTTAGATAACTTAATATCTCTCAAAATATTAATACATACTCATATATctcttaaaataaaacatgaggAATAAGTGAAAGCATCACAAATTAATTACTACAcagataattaatttagtttcacATTATATGTTAATATatctcatttataaaaatatgtgAGAAAAAATGTCAGGATTCAAGAGTTGGAAGCGCAGTAGGTTGAAGtcgaaattttggctaagtgttcaaaCTATGCTTTGAGCCTAGAAAAGCGTAAGGACATGAGTTGGCCTATTAGTAAAGGATGActaaaattggctaagtgttagaGGTAAAGAGGTGAACACATAGTCCAATAAAGAAGAGGAAATTTGGGACTAAGTGCTATTAGGGAAGGAGTAGGACTCAAACATTGAGGCATGATAGGACAAGTTCAACACTCATCTTTTATGTTGAACACATATTAAGTTGGGAAACATGACTACTTGGACACATAGCTATAAAGGAGTTGAAAGATTAAACTAAATACTAAGTATGTAAGGAGTTAGGGCTTAACCTTGGATGAGTTCAATCCATC comes from the Benincasa hispida cultivar B227 chromosome 5, ASM972705v1, whole genome shotgun sequence genome and includes:
- the LOC120078309 gene encoding uncharacterized protein LOC120078309, which encodes MSSSTRTLVVAATVGVVEALKDQGICRWNHLLRSTHHYARNHVRSISQAKKLSSTVPSANHLRRSEESLRTVMYLSCWGPNN